The following proteins are encoded in a genomic region of Galbibacter sp. BG1:
- a CDS encoding helix-turn-helix domain-containing protein: MSTLKNIHCEITPLSKQDCFLIFNEVKSKFNCPVHYHSDYELKFIRNGKGIKRIIGSNIENIDDIELVLIGPHLLHGWETCEKQHKNIYELTIQFQEDLFTEELLCRNIMNNIRKLLYKSIYGVSFSKETAIAIADEIQAAIKLEGMDYFLKMISILQILASSKNQRILSSLINLKAEYKGVEDIQKVYDYIHKNFARKITLDEMASLINMSHVSFNRFMKKHTGKTLIDYLNEVRIGQASQMLIEKDYTVSEIAYLCGYNSIANFNRVFKKIKQYTPTNYREEFSLLTYHV; encoded by the coding sequence ATGAGTACTTTAAAAAACATTCATTGCGAGATCACACCTTTATCTAAACAGGACTGTTTTTTAATTTTTAATGAGGTAAAAAGTAAGTTTAATTGTCCGGTTCACTATCATTCCGACTATGAATTAAAATTTATAAGGAACGGAAAGGGCATTAAAAGAATTATTGGCTCTAATATTGAAAACATAGATGATATTGAACTCGTCTTAATCGGGCCACACTTACTTCATGGCTGGGAAACTTGCGAAAAGCAGCATAAGAACATTTATGAATTGACAATTCAGTTTCAAGAAGATCTATTTACCGAGGAGCTTCTTTGTAGAAATATCATGAATAATATCCGGAAGCTTTTATACAAATCTATTTATGGGGTAAGCTTTTCCAAAGAAACCGCCATAGCTATAGCCGATGAAATTCAAGCTGCAATTAAACTGGAAGGCATGGATTATTTTTTAAAAATGATTTCTATACTCCAAATTCTTGCTAGCTCCAAAAATCAAAGGATTCTTTCTTCTCTTATCAATTTAAAAGCAGAATATAAGGGAGTTGAAGACATACAAAAGGTTTATGATTACATTCATAAAAACTTTGCCAGGAAAATAACCCTTGACGAAATGGCGAGCCTAATTAATATGAGCCACGTATCCTTTAATCGTTTTATGAAAAAACATACGGGTAAAACACTGATAGATTACCTCAATGAGGTTCGTATAGGGCAAGCATCTCAAATGCTAATAGAAAAGGATTATACTGTTTCCGAAATCGCTTATCTATGCGGGTATAACAGCATAGCCAACTTCAATCGGGTTTTTAAAAAAATAAAGCAATACACGCCTACCAATTATAGAGAGGAATTCTCTTTACTAACATATCATGTTTAA